A genomic segment from Methanolobus zinderi encodes:
- a CDS encoding class I SAM-dependent methyltransferase has protein sequence MTSRNTHVCPVQLSGSLDNRIRKWLQNPQKILAPYVREGMDVLEVGCGPGFFTLDLAWMVGNSGKVVAVDLQEGMLEQIREKIRGSEIEQNVELHQCTEDRIGVSGSFDLVFLFYVVHELPDKESFFSELVSVLKDGGRIYMEEPPFHVSKREFEESLRIAGDAGLRVADRPGRFPDRAAVLEKA, from the coding sequence ATGACTTCAAGAAATACCCATGTGTGTCCCGTACAACTATCCGGCAGCCTTGATAACAGAATCAGGAAATGGCTGCAGAATCCGCAGAAGATACTTGCCCCTTATGTCAGGGAGGGTATGGATGTGCTGGAGGTTGGCTGCGGTCCGGGTTTCTTTACCCTTGATCTGGCCTGGATGGTCGGCAACAGCGGTAAGGTGGTGGCCGTTGACCTGCAGGAAGGCATGCTTGAGCAGATAAGGGAAAAGATCCGGGGGTCTGAGATCGAGCAGAACGTCGAGCTGCATCAGTGCACCGAGGACAGGATTGGCGTATCCGGAAGCTTTGATCTTGTCTTCCTCTTCTATGTGGTACATGAGCTGCCGGACAAGGAATCGTTCTTCAGTGAACTGGTATCCGTGCTCAAAGACGGTGGCCGCATATACATGGAGGAGCCGCCCTTCCATGTTTCCAAAAGGGAATTCGAGGAGAGCCTCAGGATAGCCGGCGATGCCGGGCTTAGGGTTGCGGACAGGCCGGGGCGTTTTCCTGACAGGGCGGCGGTGCTGGAAAAGGCGTAG
- the hisH gene encoding imidazole glycerol phosphate synthase subunit HisH: MKKIVIIDYGLGNLRSVRKGLEHAGANVVISSDPEEIMSADGVILPGVGAFKDAMKNIKQMLDTINEYVDSGKPMLGICLGQQILMSRSEEGGHSTGLGLIKGEVLRFPHTDLKVPHMGWNSISIDQDHPLFKDIPDDTYVYFVHSFYVDTGKGNTLASCEYGKKFAASVVNDAGNVIGTQFHPEKSGDTGLKMLRNFVAMC; the protein is encoded by the coding sequence ATGAAAAAGATCGTAATCATAGACTACGGACTCGGCAACCTCAGAAGTGTCCGCAAGGGACTGGAACACGCAGGTGCGAATGTCGTGATATCCAGTGATCCCGAAGAGATAATGAGTGCTGACGGGGTAATCCTGCCAGGAGTTGGCGCTTTTAAGGATGCCATGAAGAACATAAAACAAATGCTTGATACGATCAATGAGTATGTGGATTCCGGAAAGCCCATGCTCGGGATCTGCCTCGGACAGCAGATACTGATGAGCCGGTCGGAAGAAGGAGGACATTCCACAGGACTTGGCCTGATAAAAGGAGAAGTCCTCAGGTTCCCGCACACCGATCTGAAAGTACCCCACATGGGATGGAACTCCATCAGCATAGATCAGGACCATCCCCTTTTCAAGGATATACCCGATGACACTTATGTGTATTTCGTACACTCATTCTATGTGGATACGGGAAAAGGTAACACACTTGCCTCATGCGAATACGGTAAAAAGTTTGCAGCTTCCGTGGTCAATGATGCGGGCAATGTAATAGGCACCCAGTTCCATCCCGAGAAAAGCGGGGACACCGGTCTGAAAATGCTCAGAAACTTTGTTGCAATGTGCTAA
- a CDS encoding UDP-glucose dehydrogenase family protein, which yields MKVSIIGSGYVGSVSAACFAELGHEVICIDIDEKKVEMINSGRAPIWEEGLDDLLEKYSQKTLIATSDYDYAVQNSDASFICVGTPSGEDGSIDLSIVKAASASLGKAIAKKDHYHVVVVKSTVVPETTEKVVLPIVEEHSGKKAGRDFGIVMNPEFLREGKAVYDFMHPDKIVVGAIDERSGFVISELYRGLDCEITHTNPRTAEMIKYVNNSFLATKISFSNEIGNICKQLGIDTYEVMDAVGTDFRIERSFLNSGAGFGGSCFPKDVKAIIGKANEIGYKPQLLESVVGVNDRQPLKMVELLQGKLGELKNKRIAVLGLAFKNDTDDIRESRSIPVIAELLRQEADIAAYDPMAEENMRKIFPDITYCEYSSEALEEAEGCLIMTEWVEFGKLDKEFELMTKKVVIDGRKMIEPEKLSTDIDYEGICW from the coding sequence ATGAAAGTATCCATAATAGGCTCCGGCTACGTAGGCTCGGTCTCTGCCGCCTGCTTTGCCGAACTTGGCCATGAGGTCATCTGTATCGATATCGATGAGAAGAAAGTGGAAATGATCAACTCCGGCAGGGCGCCCATCTGGGAGGAGGGGCTTGACGACCTGCTGGAGAAGTATTCACAGAAGACGCTCATTGCAACATCCGATTATGACTATGCGGTGCAGAACTCGGATGCGTCCTTTATCTGCGTTGGCACGCCATCGGGAGAGGACGGGAGTATCGACCTCTCCATCGTGAAGGCTGCGAGTGCCAGTCTCGGAAAGGCCATCGCAAAGAAGGACCACTACCATGTGGTCGTGGTGAAGAGTACTGTCGTGCCCGAGACCACCGAGAAGGTCGTGCTGCCGATCGTGGAGGAGCACTCCGGCAAGAAGGCAGGCAGGGACTTCGGGATCGTGATGAACCCGGAATTCCTCAGGGAAGGCAAGGCCGTGTATGACTTCATGCACCCTGACAAGATCGTGGTGGGCGCCATTGACGAGAGGTCGGGCTTTGTGATCTCCGAGCTCTACCGCGGGCTGGACTGTGAGATCACGCACACAAATCCCAGGACCGCCGAGATGATCAAGTACGTCAACAACTCATTCCTGGCAACCAAGATATCATTTTCCAACGAGATCGGCAATATCTGCAAGCAGCTCGGCATCGATACCTACGAGGTCATGGATGCCGTAGGCACAGACTTCAGGATCGAGCGCAGCTTCCTCAACTCAGGTGCCGGATTCGGCGGATCCTGTTTCCCCAAGGATGTGAAGGCCATAATCGGCAAGGCCAACGAGATAGGATATAAGCCACAGCTACTGGAATCTGTTGTTGGTGTCAACGACCGCCAGCCCCTGAAAATGGTGGAACTTTTGCAGGGAAAACTGGGCGAGCTCAAGAACAAAAGAATAGCCGTGCTCGGGCTGGCCTTCAAGAACGATACAGACGACATCCGGGAATCACGCTCAATTCCGGTTATTGCGGAACTCCTGCGACAGGAAGCCGATATTGCTGCATATGATCCCATGGCAGAGGAGAACATGCGGAAGATCTTTCCCGATATCACTTATTGCGAATACTCATCCGAGGCCCTCGAAGAGGCCGAAGGATGCCTGATAATGACAGAATGGGTTGAGTTCGGGAAACTGGACAAAGAGTTCGAACTCATGACAAAGAAGGTGGTCATCGACGGCAGGAAGATGATAGAGCCGGAAAAGCTCAGTACTGATATCGACTACGAGGGCATCTGCTGGTAA
- a CDS encoding NfeD family protein has product MRFLQRFCIILFLIFILISSIAPGIVSAQDERRVLVLEISDSITPVTDDIIADAIAFAENEDYEALVITLNTPGGGLDETLNIIEQIGVTDVPVIGYVYPEGTQAWSAGTLILISTDIAAMAPFTVIGSAQPVTVTTGGSEPVNDSKVINAIVTRTTESAKKHGRNQTAAAEFITENLNLDAETALEYDVIEYVSPSVEDLLVQVDGEEIKGRVLETEGATIVYYDTPLRLAFMNIISNPIVSSLLLLLGIYAVILGISNPGFGAELFGIVAIALGLIGTGFDVNIGAVFLILVGIGLIVLELQAPGIGIFGIAGLVCIIAGSVLLAPTDFPRNYTPADFQRTILVSVVAPTILVGLFLLFALYKVVEVRKRKPQFGELLGETATVIRPIEPGSEGYVLHRGEYWKARSGVSIEKGDKVTIMEKDDTVLIVEPVKEEKAESAEE; this is encoded by the coding sequence ATGAGATTCCTGCAAAGGTTCTGTATTATCCTTTTTTTAATTTTTATCCTGATCTCATCCATTGCACCGGGTATTGTATCGGCTCAGGACGAGCGGAGGGTGCTGGTACTTGAGATATCCGATTCGATCACACCGGTCACCGATGACATTATCGCCGATGCGATTGCCTTTGCAGAGAACGAAGACTATGAAGCTCTCGTGATAACCCTTAATACTCCGGGAGGAGGTCTCGATGAAACCCTCAACATCATTGAGCAGATAGGAGTTACCGACGTACCTGTGATAGGATATGTTTATCCTGAAGGCACCCAGGCATGGTCTGCCGGAACGCTGATTCTTATCAGTACGGATATCGCCGCCATGGCTCCCTTTACGGTCATTGGTTCTGCACAGCCCGTGACAGTGACGACTGGGGGCTCGGAGCCGGTAAACGATTCCAAGGTCATCAATGCCATAGTGACCCGTACAACCGAGAGTGCCAAAAAGCATGGCAGGAACCAGACCGCAGCAGCCGAGTTCATTACAGAGAACCTGAACCTTGATGCTGAAACCGCCCTTGAATATGATGTTATAGAGTATGTGTCCCCTTCTGTTGAGGATCTGCTTGTGCAGGTTGATGGTGAGGAGATAAAGGGCAGAGTGCTTGAAACAGAGGGTGCCACGATCGTATACTATGATACTCCTCTCAGACTCGCCTTCATGAACATAATATCCAATCCCATAGTCTCGTCGTTGCTGCTGCTGCTAGGTATATATGCGGTAATACTGGGGATATCGAATCCGGGGTTCGGAGCAGAACTCTTCGGAATCGTGGCTATTGCTCTTGGTCTGATCGGGACGGGCTTTGATGTGAACATAGGGGCTGTTTTCCTGATACTGGTGGGTATTGGACTGATCGTGCTGGAATTGCAGGCTCCCGGAATAGGAATATTCGGAATTGCAGGCCTTGTATGCATCATAGCCGGCAGTGTGCTGCTAGCACCTACGGATTTCCCGAGGAACTACACCCCTGCCGATTTCCAGAGGACTATACTGGTGTCCGTAGTCGCGCCGACAATTCTGGTGGGTTTGTTCCTGCTCTTTGCTTTGTACAAAGTTGTAGAGGTCAGAAAACGCAAGCCTCAGTTCGGTGAACTGCTGGGTGAGACTGCAACTGTGATCAGGCCCATTGAACCGGGGTCAGAAGGCTACGTGCTTCACAGGGGGGAATACTGGAAGGCACGCTCAGGTGTGTCCATAGAGAAAGGAGATAAGGTAACAATTATGGAAAAGGATGATACGGTGCTCATAGTTGAGCCAGTGAAAGAAGAAAAAGCTGAAAGTGCGGAAGAATAG
- a CDS encoding carboxypeptidase-like regulatory domain-containing protein: MKKIRKIFADDSAIELPINIVVMLVVGMVALAALIAIIPPPTKNMAVTIDAVGLNSTSTSPGNTVIVSSATANSPFAIDVELSVTDPDGYPVRDANVVLRGLGGVATSVTDDDGYCLLTTSNTSSGDEISLGTNQNEGSMDLTISADGFYDYEKTDAVRVVRTT; the protein is encoded by the coding sequence TTGAAAAAGATAAGAAAAATATTTGCCGATGATTCGGCAATCGAACTTCCGATCAATATCGTCGTAATGCTCGTGGTTGGTATGGTGGCTCTGGCCGCACTTATCGCTATCATTCCGCCTCCGACCAAGAACATGGCTGTGACGATCGATGCGGTTGGCCTTAACAGCACTTCTACAAGCCCCGGAAATACTGTTATTGTCAGTTCTGCAACGGCAAACTCTCCCTTTGCCATAGATGTGGAACTGTCCGTAACCGATCCTGACGGATATCCTGTCAGGGATGCCAACGTGGTCCTGCGCGGGCTCGGTGGTGTTGCGACAAGTGTTACTGATGACGACGGCTACTGTCTGCTGACCACCAGTAACACAAGCAGCGGGGATGAGATCAGCCTCGGGACCAACCAGAACGAAGGAAGTATGGACCTTACGATATCTGCAGACGGTTTCTACGATTACGAAAAAACCGATGCAGTGAGGGTTGTCAGGACCACATGA
- a CDS encoding slipin family protein: MVEVELITIIIAVFAFVILSKAIQIVKEYERVVIFRLGRLSGVKGPGLFFIIPVIDTVEKVDLRVVTIDVPKQVVITKDNVTVAVDAVIYYKVIEPSKAVNEVENYRYATSTLSQTTLRDVIGQIELDDVLSKREEINLQIQELLDASTDPWGIKVTNVTIRDVSIDETMLRAIAKQAEAEREKRARIILADGEFIAAEKMKDAAKLYEQVPVTIKLRELQTLAEISRERNLIVVSNSTNTAEIAAMSKAFSKQDLSKE; encoded by the coding sequence TTGGTCGAAGTTGAACTTATAACTATTATTATTGCGGTTTTCGCATTTGTTATTCTGTCCAAGGCGATACAGATAGTAAAGGAATACGAACGTGTTGTTATCTTCCGTTTAGGTCGGTTGAGCGGGGTGAAAGGTCCGGGTCTGTTCTTCATCATCCCTGTCATCGATACGGTGGAGAAGGTGGACCTTCGTGTGGTTACCATAGATGTCCCCAAACAGGTGGTGATCACCAAGGACAACGTAACCGTTGCAGTTGATGCTGTTATCTATTATAAGGTGATAGAGCCTTCAAAGGCCGTCAATGAGGTTGAGAACTACAGGTATGCCACATCGACCCTGTCCCAGACAACGCTACGTGATGTCATCGGACAGATCGAGCTTGACGATGTCCTGTCCAAAAGAGAGGAGATTAACCTGCAGATTCAGGAACTATTGGATGCTTCCACTGATCCGTGGGGTATCAAGGTTACCAACGTGACCATCAGGGATGTGAGCATCGACGAGACTATGCTGCGTGCGATTGCAAAGCAGGCCGAGGCAGAACGTGAGAAGCGTGCCCGTATCATCCTTGCGGACGGTGAGTTCATTGCCGCAGAGAAGATGAAGGATGCCGCCAAGTTGTATGAACAGGTGCCTGTGACGATAAAGCTCAGGGAATTGCAGACACTTGCAGAGATCTCCAGGGAAAGGAATCTGATAGTGGTCTCAAATTCCACCAATACGGCAGAGATAGCAGCCATGTCGAAGGCATTCTCAAAGCAAGATTTGTCAAAGGAGTAA
- a CDS encoding AIR synthase-related protein, whose translation MDIEGYAKRGLRNNDPDLEEKLASRILEVKKTSEKHARDLARATIVEAKATINVRGDVLEPTVSGVSMGEFGVGSRGMGDFYTHEKIAEVIGKTEAVVDTTHLDDSGVVKAGEAGEYIILTVDGIHSRLSDFSFLAGFHVARAALRDVYVMGARPIAMLSDIHVADDGDVGKILDHIAGITAVAELSGIPLITGSTLRIGGDMVIGERMTGGVGAVGVTSDLTAREQTKAGDMILMTEGAGGGTISTAALYYGMHEVVDETINIKFLEACEKLLDSGLVEHIHAMTDVTNGGIRGDAKEISRTAGVRLVFREKKMRKLVNPVVLEMLESLEIDYLGVSLDALLIIAPEEFADDIMETIRSAGVDISIIGQVEEGSGAMIEINGELKDFTPRFRESAYTPIKKMIGEEEPRDFEEMQRAIDRATLEAIAKKKRVIEKVRKG comes from the coding sequence ATGGACATCGAAGGCTACGCAAAAAGAGGGCTCAGGAATAATGATCCCGACCTCGAGGAAAAACTTGCCTCGAGGATACTGGAAGTAAAAAAGACGAGTGAAAAGCATGCCAGGGATCTTGCCAGAGCCACCATTGTGGAAGCAAAGGCTACTATAAACGTGAGAGGAGACGTACTCGAGCCGACAGTATCCGGAGTGAGCATGGGCGAGTTCGGTGTCGGATCACGTGGCATGGGAGACTTCTATACCCATGAAAAGATAGCAGAAGTGATAGGGAAGACCGAGGCCGTGGTTGACACCACCCACCTTGACGACTCGGGTGTTGTAAAAGCCGGGGAAGCAGGGGAGTATATTATATTGACAGTTGACGGCATACACTCCAGGCTGAGCGACTTTTCCTTCCTTGCAGGTTTTCACGTAGCCCGTGCAGCCCTCAGGGATGTATATGTCATGGGTGCAAGACCGATTGCCATGCTCTCGGACATCCATGTTGCGGACGACGGAGACGTTGGCAAGATCCTGGACCACATCGCAGGTATCACAGCAGTGGCAGAGCTTTCCGGGATACCGCTTATCACAGGAAGCACGCTCAGGATCGGCGGTGACATGGTAATAGGTGAGCGCATGACCGGCGGTGTCGGAGCTGTTGGAGTCACATCGGACCTCACGGCACGCGAGCAGACAAAGGCAGGGGACATGATCCTAATGACCGAGGGAGCAGGCGGCGGAACCATTTCCACGGCCGCACTCTACTACGGCATGCATGAGGTGGTGGATGAGACCATTAACATCAAGTTCCTGGAAGCATGTGAAAAACTCCTTGACTCAGGTCTTGTGGAACATATCCATGCCATGACGGATGTCACAAACGGTGGCATACGCGGTGATGCAAAGGAGATATCAAGAACCGCAGGCGTCAGGCTCGTATTCCGGGAAAAGAAGATGAGAAAACTCGTAAATCCCGTGGTACTTGAAATGCTGGAATCCCTTGAGATCGACTACCTCGGAGTCTCGCTTGATGCCCTGCTCATTATCGCACCGGAAGAGTTTGCCGATGATATAATGGAAACCATCAGGTCCGCAGGTGTTGATATCAGCATCATTGGACAGGTAGAGGAGGGCAGCGGTGCCATGATCGAGATAAACGGTGAATTGAAGGATTTCACCCCGCGTTTCAGGGAATCGGCATACACCCCCATCAAGAAGATGATAGGCGAGGAAGAACCCCGTGACTTTGAGGAGATGCAGAGGGCCATTGACAGGGCAACCCTTGAAGCAATCGCAAAAAAGAAACGGGTAATCGAAAAGGTAAGGAAGGGATAG
- a CDS encoding DEAD/DEAH box helicase: MKSGLYEHIVNEFLSKDLFDIDDKHKHLSRLNDADSNDYLAQYMYRVLSHVLSEIKGDKNGKTKIDKQIEICNAIVDVLNNYGIETQGLDISESAEKLMAVFDENLSFDFSRPDTPLSLGTLLTGTRQDPSLVSQLKKEILSSDRVDILCSFIKWSGIRILQEELKEFTSRNGTELRIITTSYMGATDAKAIEFLESLPNTTLKVSYDSRRTRLHAKAYLFERQTGFSSAYIGSSNISNAALTDGLEWNIKISQYEQSFQWAKIKATFDTYWNDREFETYKKDDKSRLIKALQAEKYENNTDFLMPNFDLTPYPFQKEILESIWAERQLHRNKHLIVAATGTGKTMIAAFDFKKFRKEFFETHKREPRLLFIAHREEILKQSLYIFRMVLRDHNYGDMMVGGNIPATTGQIFASIQTYNSKEIHGLLDSEYFDYIVVDEFHHAAAPSYKSFLDHVNPSCLLGLTATPERADNLDVKKFFDNHITAEIRLPDAIDRKLLCPFQYFGITDSVDYSKLKWQRGGYVQSELSDRYVSDDHRAKMICEKTVQTVLDIRNVKGLGFCVSKAHAEYMSEIFNKYGIASEYLTSDSSKDVRNSVQNKLLNKEINFIFVVDLYNEGVDIPEIDTVLFLRPTESLTVFLQQLGRGLRLSDDKDCLTVLDFVGQANKNYRFDLKFKALIENIGQDIAFEVEQGFPHLPAGCSIELERKSKEYILDNISQVLNLRRQTIVNRISSFVADTGMELSFENFINYYNFDLDDIYKKMCWSRALAEAEIIDDFNEPDEKQLTSGLRRIQHIDDSSYIDCVISCLIGKNIDEGNLSEKERYYLTMFVLTIWNKEKFSSLKNAFSKLVDNSTIYDEIIMLLEHKKSIIRNISPEITLPYISSLRLHSKYTQAEALAGLGYFDLQKNHTIQTGVLYIKDKKTDVFFITLNKNEKDYSPTTMYNDYAINENLFHWQSQASTRIDSKTGQRYINHKGMGHTILLFVRINKSVNSLAQPYYFLGPAEYVSHEGEKPINFVWRLKYPMPAHLLRETSRLVVG, encoded by the coding sequence ATGAAATCAGGATTGTATGAACATATTGTAAATGAGTTCCTTTCCAAAGACTTGTTCGACATCGATGATAAGCATAAACATTTATCTCGACTTAATGATGCCGATAGCAATGACTACTTAGCACAATATATGTATCGAGTTCTTTCTCATGTTTTATCTGAGATTAAAGGCGATAAGAACGGGAAAACAAAGATCGATAAGCAGATTGAAATATGCAATGCAATAGTAGATGTTTTGAATAATTATGGTATCGAAACCCAAGGTTTAGACATCTCAGAATCTGCTGAAAAACTCATGGCAGTGTTTGATGAAAATTTAAGTTTTGATTTCTCGCGTCCTGATACTCCACTTTCCCTAGGTACATTGCTTACAGGCACAAGGCAAGACCCTTCATTAGTTTCTCAACTTAAAAAAGAGATTTTGTCGTCTGATAGAGTGGATATTCTTTGTTCTTTCATAAAATGGAGCGGTATCAGAATACTTCAGGAAGAACTAAAGGAGTTCACTTCACGAAATGGAACGGAATTAAGGATTATAACAACTAGTTACATGGGCGCAACCGATGCAAAAGCTATTGAGTTTCTAGAAAGTTTGCCAAACACGACTTTAAAGGTGAGTTATGATAGTAGAAGGACGAGATTGCATGCGAAAGCCTATTTGTTTGAAAGACAAACTGGTTTTTCTTCGGCATATATTGGTTCTTCTAATATTTCTAATGCAGCATTGACTGACGGATTAGAATGGAATATAAAAATTAGTCAGTATGAGCAGTCTTTTCAATGGGCTAAAATTAAAGCCACCTTTGATACCTATTGGAACGATAGGGAATTTGAGACTTATAAAAAAGATGACAAGTCTAGATTGATAAAGGCGTTGCAAGCAGAAAAATATGAAAACAATACAGATTTCTTGATGCCTAATTTTGATTTAACGCCATATCCATTCCAAAAAGAAATACTCGAATCAATATGGGCTGAACGTCAACTGCATAGAAACAAACACTTAATAGTGGCTGCAACAGGCACGGGTAAAACAATGATTGCAGCTTTTGATTTCAAGAAATTCAGGAAGGAGTTTTTTGAAACCCACAAAAGAGAGCCACGTCTATTGTTCATAGCACATAGAGAAGAGATATTAAAGCAATCTCTATACATATTTCGAATGGTTCTAAGAGATCATAATTATGGGGATATGATGGTTGGTGGAAATATTCCTGCAACTACGGGACAAATATTTGCATCAATTCAAACATATAACTCTAAAGAAATTCACGGCCTTTTAGATTCTGAATATTTCGATTATATTGTAGTAGACGAGTTTCATCACGCAGCAGCACCTAGTTATAAATCATTTTTAGATCACGTAAATCCAAGCTGTCTGTTAGGTTTAACTGCAACTCCAGAACGTGCTGATAATTTAGATGTTAAGAAGTTCTTTGATAATCACATAACTGCTGAAATTCGCTTGCCAGATGCAATAGACAGAAAGTTGCTTTGTCCTTTCCAATATTTTGGTATTACTGATAGTGTTGATTATTCCAAGTTGAAATGGCAGCGTGGAGGTTATGTTCAAAGTGAACTCAGCGATCGATATGTATCAGATGACCATCGTGCAAAAATGATTTGTGAAAAAACGGTACAGACTGTTTTGGATATCAGAAACGTCAAAGGTTTAGGTTTCTGCGTTTCAAAAGCACATGCAGAATACATGTCTGAAATATTCAACAAATACGGTATTGCAAGTGAATATTTAACTTCAGATTCCAGCAAAGATGTAAGAAACTCTGTTCAGAATAAATTGCTAAACAAAGAGATTAACTTCATTTTTGTTGTAGACTTGTACAATGAAGGAGTTGACATTCCTGAGATTGACACCGTTCTTTTTTTGCGTCCAACAGAAAGTTTAACAGTATTCCTTCAACAATTAGGACGTGGACTTAGGCTAAGCGATGATAAAGACTGTTTAACGGTATTGGATTTTGTGGGACAAGCGAACAAAAACTATAGATTTGATTTGAAGTTCAAAGCATTGATTGAAAATATAGGTCAAGATATCGCTTTTGAAGTAGAGCAAGGATTCCCACATTTGCCTGCTGGTTGCAGTATAGAATTGGAGAGAAAATCTAAGGAATACATATTAGATAATATTAGTCAAGTTCTCAATCTAAGACGACAAACAATCGTGAATAGAATTTCTAGCTTTGTTGCTGACACAGGAATGGAATTGTCTTTTGAAAATTTCATAAATTACTATAATTTCGACCTTGATGATATCTACAAAAAAATGTGCTGGTCAAGAGCACTGGCAGAAGCTGAAATCATTGATGATTTCAATGAACCTGATGAAAAACAATTAACTAGCGGTCTAAGAAGAATTCAACATATCGATGATAGCAGCTACATTGATTGTGTCATCAGCTGTCTAATTGGCAAAAATATAGATGAGGGTAATCTCTCGGAAAAAGAAAGATACTATTTGACAATGTTTGTTCTAACTATCTGGAATAAGGAAAAGTTCTCCTCTTTAAAAAATGCTTTTTCTAAGTTAGTAGATAATTCTACAATCTATGATGAAATTATCATGTTGTTAGAACACAAAAAGAGTATCATAAGAAATATTTCTCCAGAAATAACTTTGCCATATATTTCATCTCTAAGGTTACATTCTAAATACACGCAAGCAGAAGCACTTGCTGGACTTGGATATTTTGATTTGCAAAAAAACCATACTATACAGACTGGAGTATTATACATCAAAGACAAAAAGACAGATGTGTTTTTCATTACATTAAACAAGAATGAAAAAGACTATTCTCCAACTACGATGTACAATGACTATGCAATTAATGAAAATCTCTTCCATTGGCAAAGTCAAGCATCAACCAGGATTGATTCTAAAACCGGACAGAGATATATTAACCACAAAGGTATGGGTCATACAATCCTTCTTTTTGTGAGAATAAACAAAAGTGTCAATTCTTTAGCTCAACCCTATTATTTCTTGGGGCCAGCGGAATATGTGAGTCATGAAGGCGAAAAACCGATTAACTTCGTATGGAGACTAAAATATCCAATGCCTGCTCACTTATTAAGAGAGACCTCAAGACTTGTTGTAGGGTGA
- a CDS encoding carboxypeptidase-like regulatory domain-containing protein yields the protein MSDHSFLNDCSAATGLPIRMVVLTIIGMIGMYAILSAVLSTPLTPGSMYATVNSSSFSINDTNTDSPELLVRVIDQEDAAVGGANVIIWGPARKQVIGGITDVSGEFSFRLTNVTLPTGKSEGFIAVEVMQEGYLDYSDDFFVKVRKE from the coding sequence ATGTCCGACCATTCTTTTTTAAATGACTGCAGTGCAGCCACGGGACTCCCGATACGCATGGTGGTACTGACCATCATCGGTATGATAGGGATGTACGCTATTCTCTCAGCGGTCCTCAGCACTCCCCTTACCCCAGGTAGCATGTATGCAACGGTAAATAGCAGCAGTTTCAGCATCAATGATACTAACACGGATTCCCCTGAGTTGCTGGTGCGGGTTATCGATCAGGAGGACGCAGCTGTTGGAGGCGCCAATGTCATAATATGGGGCCCTGCAAGAAAACAGGTAATAGGTGGGATTACGGACGTCTCGGGGGAGTTTAGCTTCAGACTTACAAATGTCACGCTTCCCACTGGCAAGAGCGAGGGCTTCATAGCTGTGGAAGTAATGCAGGAAGGCTATCTTGATTATTCGGATGATTTTTTTGTCAAGGTAAGAAAGGAATAG